The following coding sequences are from one Anas acuta chromosome 15, bAnaAcu1.1, whole genome shotgun sequence window:
- the HAGHL gene encoding hydroxyacylglutathione hydrolase-like protein, giving the protein MKVKVVSVLEDNYMYLVIEERTRDAVAVDAAVPKRLLEIVRREEVVLRAVLTTHHHWDHARGNEELARLCPGLRVYGADERIGALTHKVAPNEELTFGAIRVRCLFTPCHTSGHMCYFMWEDGSPDAPALFSGDTLFVGGCGKFFEGTAEQMYTNLTQVLGALPKETKVFCGHECTVRNLKFALKVEPENEAVKKKLAWAKQRDDDDLPTVPSTLQEEFLYNPFLRVTEEAVQKFTGKTEPVEVLRALRTEKDNFKKPKERPHPQAVLAFDWGLFSPFLEKK; this is encoded by the exons ATGAAGGTGAAGGTGGTGTCGGTGCTGGAGGACAACTACATGTACCTGGTCATCGAGGAGCGCACCCGCGACGCCGTGGCCGTGGACGCCGCCGTGCCCAAAAGG ctgctggagatcgtcaggagggaggaggtggtgcTGCGAGCCGTCCTCACCACCCACCACCACTG GGACCACGCGCGGGGCAATGAGGAGCTGGCGAGGCTGTGCCCCGGGCTGCGGGTGTACGGCGCCGATGAGCGGATCGGGGCCCTGACGCACAAGGTGGCCCCCAACGAGGAGCTGACG TTTGGGGCCATCCGCGTGAGGTGCCTCTTCACCCCCTGCCACACCTCGGGCCATATGTGCTACTTCATGTGGGAGGACGGCTCCCCGGACGCACCAGCTCTCTTCTCAG GTGACACCCTGTTCGTGGGAGGCTGCGGGAAGTTCTTCGAGGGGACGGCGGAGCAGATGTACACCAACCTCACCCAGGTGCTGGGGGCTTTGCCGAAGGAGACG AAAGTGTTCTGCGGCCACGAGTGCACCGTCCGAAACCTCAAGTTCGCCTTAAAAGTGGAACCGGAGAACGAAGCAGTGAAGAAGAAACTTGCGTGGGCCAAG CAGCGGGATGATGATGACTTGCCCACGGTGCCCTCCACGCTGCAGGAGGAGTTCCTCTACAACCCCTTCCTGCGGGTCAC GGAGGAGGCCGTGCAGAAATTCACAGGGAAGACGGAGCCGGTGGAGGTGCTGAGGGCTCTCCGCACCGAGAAGGATAACTTCAAGAAGCCCAAGGAGCGGCCCCatccccaggctgtgctggcctTCGACTGGGGACTTTTCAGCCCCTTCCTGGAGAAGAAGTGA